The following proteins are co-located in the Nerophis ophidion isolate RoL-2023_Sa linkage group LG04, RoL_Noph_v1.0, whole genome shotgun sequence genome:
- the rfxap gene encoding regulatory factor X-associated protein — protein MSDDDSPTPSSKDSAILLTKDGQRYIVGDSRSVDSRDVITLIPMDADMDDADEESDVLDSSDPRDSAASPEEMMDEDGLEGDGHAPKQCTYDGCTETTTQVAKQRKPWMCKKHRNKMYKDKYKKKKSDQAMSSNKLDDNPEERPVSVNKQRLGAVGDRPARPSLIEQVLNQKRLSLLRSPEVISFLQRQQQLLAAQSRTVAQQQNFPGC, from the exons ATGAGCGACGACGACAGCCCGACGCCGAGCAGCAAAGACTCCGCCATCCTGCTGACCAAAGACGGCCAGCGCTACATCGTGGGCGACAGCCGCTCGGTCGACAGCCGAGACGTGATCACCCTGATCCCCATGGACGCGGACATGGACGACGCGGACGAGGAGAGCGACGTGCTGGACAGCTCGGACCCCCGGGACAGCGCCGCCAGCCCCGAGGAGATGATGGACGAGGACGGCCTGGAGGGCGACGGTCACGCCCCCAAGCAGTGCACCTACGACGGCTGCACGGAGACCACCACGCAGGTGGCCAAGCAGAGGAAGCCGTGGATGTGCAAGAAGCACCGCAACAAGATGTACAAAGACAagtacaagaagaagaagagcgaCCAGGCCATGTCCAGCAACAAACTAGAC GACAACCCAGAGGAAAGGCCCGTGTCGGTCAACAAGCAGCGTTTGGGGGCCGTGGGGGACCGGCCAGCCAGACCCTCCCTCATCGAGCAGGTCCTCAACCAGAAAAGACTG TCCCTGCTGAGGAGTCCCGAGGTGATCAGCTTCCTGCAGCGCCAGCAGCAGCTCCTGGCCGCACAGAGCCGCACCGTGGCACAGCAGCAGAACTTTCCGGGCTGCTGA